From one Halodesulfovibrio sp. MK-HDV genomic stretch:
- a CDS encoding tetratricopeptide repeat protein codes for MKRIFFLLLVTAFALSGCSGAAVKPKAPANPTGVSGKLNHEAELAYAKAHVLWKNGVCENPAKAAGLLREALRLEPEYGEAWLRRGRLLIQFAEYEAAIEDLDKAVRYYPESISYAYRGYAEFGLGNYMGAKKNYEVALDLNSSNGTAWNFFGELLISQLKVDDGCDALAEGADLGFPAPYDDALLSGVCVP; via the coding sequence ATGAAGCGTATTTTCTTTTTGTTACTGGTAACAGCTTTTGCACTCTCCGGCTGTTCTGGAGCAGCTGTAAAGCCCAAAGCACCAGCTAACCCTACAGGGGTTTCTGGAAAGCTTAATCATGAGGCAGAGCTTGCATATGCAAAGGCCCATGTGTTGTGGAAAAATGGCGTGTGTGAGAACCCGGCAAAAGCAGCGGGTTTGCTGCGTGAGGCGCTTCGGCTTGAACCGGAGTATGGCGAGGCATGGCTACGGCGTGGACGCTTGTTAATTCAATTCGCCGAATATGAGGCAGCAATTGAAGACCTTGATAAAGCTGTGCGGTATTATCCTGAAAGTATTTCATATGCATATAGAGGATACGCAGAGTTTGGACTTGGTAATTACATGGGGGCCAAGAAGAACTATGAGGTTGCATTGGACCTGAATAGCTCAAATGGCACAGCATGGAACTTTTTTGGCGAGCTTCTCATATCACAGCTGAAAGTTGATGATGGGTGTGACGCTTTGGCAGAAGGCGCAGATCTCGGTTTTCCCGCTCCGTATGATGATGCACTTCTTAGCGGAGTATGTGTTCCATAG
- a CDS encoding terminase small subunit, whose product MALEITCVNDEAESVEKKEKATVTKKSAVGKKKGSCVARKISAKQRRFINEYVTDYNGCLAAYRAGYSKRSASTTARRLLAVPEIVKEIQERQQERAERTQITQDAVIRELAAVGFASLKDVCTWDDGHLVLINSQDLSDAQAASIAEITETVTTRGGTVRVKQHSKLKALEMLAKHVGLYDPPEMESEEKSLEELSPVLKKRLETIYGIISDEAKVHCSNTIKVSDT is encoded by the coding sequence ATGGCATTAGAAATTACATGCGTAAATGACGAAGCAGAGTCTGTTGAAAAGAAAGAGAAGGCTACAGTTACGAAAAAAAGTGCTGTAGGTAAAAAGAAAGGTAGTTGCGTGGCTCGCAAGATTTCAGCGAAACAGCGGCGTTTTATTAATGAGTACGTAACTGATTATAATGGATGCCTTGCTGCGTACAGAGCGGGGTATTCGAAGCGGTCTGCATCTACTACGGCAAGGCGCTTGCTTGCTGTTCCAGAAATAGTGAAGGAAATTCAGGAGCGCCAGCAGGAGCGGGCGGAGCGGACGCAGATTACACAGGATGCAGTTATCCGTGAATTGGCAGCAGTGGGGTTTGCCAGTTTGAAAGATGTATGTACTTGGGATGATGGACACCTAGTACTCATAAATTCTCAAGACCTAAGTGATGCGCAGGCAGCATCCATTGCAGAAATTACTGAGACTGTGACGACTCGCGGTGGTACTGTGCGAGTTAAACAACATTCAAAGCTAAAAGCTCTTGAGATGCTTGCTAAGCATGTCGGGCTGTATGACCCGCCTGAGATGGAATCGGAGGAAAAGAGCTTGGAAGAGCTCTCGCCTGTATTGAAAAAGCGTCTTGAAACTATTTATGGAATAATTTCAGATGAAGCAAAAGTTCATTGCTCAAATACGATTAAAGTTAGTGATACATAA
- a CDS encoding branched-chain amino acid ABC transporter permease yields MEEFIQQLTNGLAVGGIYALIALGYTMVYGVLKLINFAHGDLFTIGAFLGLTLLTSLGLTDFFGPIAGLLILAVMVVILVGVVGFLLERVAYRPLRTSPRLSAVVSALGASIFFQNAIMLIWGARPLVYPHGLLPNITVDIFGVELPLIRILMFATSVILMCGLYYLTHKTRIGTAIRAAAIDQGAAKLMGIDVNRVISLVFMIGPALGGAAGVMVGLYYGQINFTMGWLYGLKAFTAAILGGIGNIPGAMLGGLLLGVVESLGAAYISIAWKDAISFFVLILILIVRPTGILGERVADKI; encoded by the coding sequence ATGGAAGAATTTATTCAGCAGCTAACAAATGGTTTGGCGGTTGGTGGCATTTATGCCCTCATCGCACTTGGTTACACCATGGTCTATGGTGTATTAAAATTGATTAACTTTGCACACGGTGACTTGTTCACCATTGGTGCTTTTTTAGGGCTGACGCTGCTCACATCGTTAGGCCTTACTGATTTTTTCGGACCAATTGCAGGCTTGTTAATTCTGGCAGTCATGGTTGTTATTCTTGTTGGTGTCGTAGGCTTTTTGCTCGAACGAGTTGCCTACCGCCCGCTTAGAACATCACCGCGTCTTTCAGCAGTCGTAAGTGCTCTTGGTGCGTCCATCTTTTTCCAGAATGCTATTATGCTTATCTGGGGCGCGCGTCCGCTCGTATATCCGCATGGGTTGTTACCAAACATCACTGTGGATATTTTTGGCGTAGAACTTCCGCTTATCCGTATTCTCATGTTTGCGACCTCTGTCATACTCATGTGCGGTTTGTATTATCTCACACATAAGACACGTATTGGTACTGCCATCCGTGCAGCTGCAATCGATCAGGGCGCAGCAAAGCTTATGGGTATTGATGTTAACCGCGTTATCAGCCTCGTATTTATGATCGGCCCTGCACTTGGTGGTGCAGCCGGTGTTATGGTTGGTCTGTACTACGGTCAGATTAACTTTACGATGGGTTGGTTATACGGCCTTAAAGCTTTTACTGCTGCAATTCTTGGTGGCATTGGCAACATTCCGGGCGCTATGCTCGGCGGCCTGCTACTTGGTGTTGTAGAATCTCTCGGAGCTGCTTACATTTCCATCGCATGGAAAGATGCAATCTCCTTCTTTGTGCTCATTCTCATTTTGATCGTCCGCCCGACCGGAATTTTGGGCGAAAGGGTGGCTGATAAGATATGA
- a CDS encoding branched-chain amino acid ABC transporter permease, whose product MIIKKQDMLYLAGAVLFAFSPLVLNAYWTDVLNNIGLYAILALSLNIILGQCGLFQMGHAAFFAVGAYTSAILNTMFDIPLLWTMPLAGILAGIFGLIVARPIIHLRGDYLLIVTIGIVEIVRIALINDVGGLTGGANGIFGIDRPMLFGFKIKRPHQFFYLIWGFCAVTIFLFHRLENSRFGRALNYIKDDDVAADGSGIDISRYKLTAFVIGAFWAGMVGTIFAGKMKIISPESFSFWESVLLFTIVILGGMGSIRGVLLGAFLIIGLPEVFRDFASARMLIFGAAMVAMMIFRTQGLLPPLPRKYDVSRFFSKAEGEQP is encoded by the coding sequence ATGATCATAAAGAAACAAGATATGTTGTACCTTGCAGGGGCTGTGCTGTTTGCATTTTCTCCGCTGGTACTCAATGCATACTGGACTGATGTTTTGAACAATATCGGCCTGTACGCAATTCTTGCGCTCAGCCTGAATATTATTCTTGGTCAGTGTGGTTTGTTCCAGATGGGACATGCAGCATTTTTTGCGGTTGGTGCATACACCTCCGCAATTTTGAATACGATGTTCGATATTCCGTTGTTATGGACAATGCCGCTTGCTGGCATCCTTGCCGGAATATTCGGTCTTATTGTAGCGCGACCAATTATTCATCTTCGTGGTGACTATCTGCTTATCGTTACGATTGGTATCGTCGAAATTGTTCGTATTGCTCTTATCAACGATGTTGGCGGGTTAACCGGTGGTGCTAACGGCATTTTCGGTATTGATCGTCCAATGTTATTCGGTTTTAAAATTAAGCGTCCACACCAGTTCTTTTATCTGATCTGGGGATTCTGTGCCGTAACAATTTTCCTCTTCCATAGGTTGGAAAATTCTCGATTCGGCAGAGCGCTTAACTATATTAAAGATGATGACGTGGCAGCAGATGGCTCTGGTATTGATATTTCCCGTTACAAGCTCACAGCATTCGTTATTGGTGCATTCTGGGCTGGTATGGTCGGAACTATCTTTGCCGGTAAAATGAAAATTATTTCTCCTGAATCGTTCTCGTTCTGGGAGTCTGTATTGCTGTTCACCATTGTTATTCTCGGTGGTATGGGTTCAATCCGCGGAGTTCTTCTCGGTGCGTTCCTTATTATCGGCCTGCCGGAAGTCTTCCGTGATTTTGCGTCTGCCCGAATGCTTATTTTCGGTGCCGCAATGGTCGCAATGATGATTTTCCGCACACAGGGTCTGTTACCTCCTTTACCACGAAAATACGATGTTTCCCGCTTTTTCAGCAAAGCTGAAGGAGAGCAGCCATGA
- a CDS encoding ABC transporter ATP-binding protein, whose amino-acid sequence MSLVELKNLTKTFGGLLAVNDVSFNVEEGSIVGLIGPNGAGKTTVFNLITGNYVPDTGEAVFNGKDVVGMETHRIVNLGIARTFQTIRLFKSLNALENVLSGCHCRMKSGIFASMFRTPSQRAEEKLVLEKAMAELEFVGLKDQWDIQADSLSYGKQRLLEVARALATEPKFIILDEPAGGMNDQETQELIDIIGAIRDRGITVLLIEHDMSLVMKICEHLVVLEYGAVIAEGDPETIKNDPRVIEAYLGADDDLL is encoded by the coding sequence ATGAGTCTTGTAGAGCTTAAAAACCTTACCAAAACCTTTGGCGGCCTGCTTGCGGTTAATGACGTTTCCTTCAATGTTGAGGAAGGTTCAATCGTAGGTCTTATCGGTCCTAACGGTGCTGGTAAAACCACTGTGTTTAACCTGATTACCGGTAACTATGTTCCAGATACCGGTGAAGCGGTGTTCAATGGTAAAGATGTAGTAGGTATGGAAACCCACCGCATTGTAAACCTTGGCATTGCGCGTACATTCCAGACTATTCGTCTTTTCAAGAGCTTAAATGCTCTGGAAAACGTACTTTCTGGCTGTCACTGTCGAATGAAATCCGGCATTTTTGCTTCCATGTTCCGTACTCCTTCTCAGCGTGCTGAAGAAAAGCTTGTGCTTGAAAAAGCAATGGCTGAGTTGGAATTTGTTGGTCTTAAAGACCAGTGGGATATTCAGGCAGATAGCCTTTCTTACGGAAAGCAGCGTTTGCTGGAAGTTGCCCGCGCGCTCGCAACCGAGCCAAAGTTCATCATTCTTGATGAACCTGCTGGCGGTATGAACGATCAGGAAACTCAAGAGCTTATTGATATTATCGGAGCCATTCGTGACCGTGGCATTACCGTGCTTCTTATTGAACACGATATGAGCCTTGTTATGAAAATCTGTGAACACCTTGTTGTTCTTGAATACGGTGCAGTTATCGCTGAAGGCGATCCGGAAACTATTAAAAATGATCCCCGGGTTATCGAAGCGTACCTCGGTGCCGACGATGATCTACTGTAA
- a CDS encoding ABC transporter ATP-binding protein, which produces MLLELRDLHVNYGKVEALHGINLTVNEGEIVTILGANGAGKSTTLNSICGLVKATKGEIFLDGKPIHSVPAHNIVKMGISQSPEGRRVFSTLTVEENMDLGAFTLKDNAKIERNREWIYDLFPRLLERRTQLAGTLSGGEQQMLAIGRALMSSPRLLLLDEPSLGLAPILVKSIFETIRKINKHGLTVILVEQNARAALKLADRGYVMEVGNIVLADDANVLLSNPDIQAAYLGGKGL; this is translated from the coding sequence ATGCTACTTGAACTTCGTGATCTGCACGTAAACTACGGTAAAGTTGAAGCACTGCACGGTATCAACCTCACAGTTAATGAAGGTGAGATTGTTACTATTCTTGGTGCCAACGGGGCAGGAAAATCCACCACGCTCAACTCCATTTGTGGACTTGTGAAAGCGACCAAAGGTGAGATCTTTCTCGACGGTAAGCCTATTCATTCTGTTCCGGCACATAATATTGTTAAGATGGGCATTTCCCAATCTCCGGAAGGGCGTCGTGTATTCTCTACATTAACAGTAGAGGAGAACATGGATTTAGGTGCCTTTACGTTGAAGGATAACGCAAAAATTGAGCGTAACAGAGAATGGATCTACGATCTGTTTCCTCGTCTGCTCGAACGCCGCACCCAGCTTGCAGGAACACTGTCCGGTGGTGAGCAGCAGATGCTCGCAATTGGTCGTGCGCTGATGTCCAGCCCTCGCTTGCTGTTGTTGGATGAACCGTCTCTCGGCCTTGCTCCGATACTCGTGAAGTCCATTTTTGAAACTATTCGTAAGATCAACAAGCACGGCTTAACCGTGATTCTTGTTGAGCAGAATGCGCGTGCTGCACTCAAGCTTGCTGATCGCGGGTACGTAATGGAAGTAGGGAACATCGTTCTTGCGGACGATGCCAACGTACTGCTTTCTAATCCGGATATTCAGGCCGCTTACCTCGGTGGTAAGGGTTTGTAG
- a CDS encoding SlyX family protein, whose protein sequence is MKETKERITQLEEQLYFQDKTITELNEAITSQQFQLDEMEKKMEAVIMRIRQLSPALDDGGVDDGPPPHYGGNF, encoded by the coding sequence ATGAAAGAAACTAAAGAACGCATCACTCAATTAGAAGAGCAGCTGTATTTTCAGGACAAAACCATCACTGAACTCAATGAAGCCATAACCAGCCAACAGTTCCAGCTTGATGAAATGGAAAAGAAGATGGAAGCAGTGATCATGCGAATCCGTCAACTTAGCCCAGCCCTTGATGATGGCGGCGTGGATGATGGACCACCTCCACATTACGGTGGAAACTTTTAG
- a CDS encoding EVE domain-containing protein yields the protein MANYWLVKSEPGCYSIDTLENEPNQITSWDGVRNYQARNFMRDGMKLGDKVLFYHSVTNPSIVGVCEVVRESYPDHTAWNPEDDHFDPKSTVDNPRWYMVDVKFIEKLPRALSLKELRQVPGLESMELLRKGSRLSVMPVDKNEFDIICNLAKEQA from the coding sequence ATGGCTAACTACTGGCTCGTTAAATCTGAACCCGGCTGCTACTCCATCGACACCCTTGAAAATGAGCCGAATCAGATAACATCATGGGATGGCGTACGAAATTATCAGGCACGCAATTTCATGCGCGACGGAATGAAGCTTGGCGATAAGGTACTATTTTATCACAGCGTCACCAATCCTTCCATCGTAGGCGTATGCGAGGTTGTCCGAGAAAGTTATCCTGACCACACAGCATGGAATCCGGAAGACGATCATTTTGATCCCAAGTCAACCGTCGATAATCCCCGCTGGTACATGGTAGATGTTAAGTTTATAGAAAAACTTCCGCGAGCTCTCTCGTTAAAAGAATTACGTCAGGTCCCAGGACTGGAAAGCATGGAATTATTACGTAAAGGCTCCCGTCTTTCTGTAATGCCCGTGGATAAAAATGAATTTGATATCATCTGCAACCTTGCAAAGGAGCAGGCATGA
- a CDS encoding DUF3124 domain-containing protein, protein MITRRVSWIMGLFLFATVAFSPALSAARTMQNKQTLYVPAYSYIYHGNKEAKINLTTTLSIRNTSRAEGIRILSVEFYDTAGKLLRSYLDEPVLMTPLESLRYVVKLDDDEGGSGANFIVKWEADKAVDVPIIESIMLGTGSSYGFAFLTQGVPIE, encoded by the coding sequence ATGATAACTCGACGTGTGTCGTGGATTATGGGGTTGTTTCTTTTTGCGACGGTGGCCTTTTCTCCAGCATTAAGTGCTGCCCGAACAATGCAAAATAAGCAAACATTGTATGTGCCGGCGTATTCCTACATTTATCATGGGAATAAAGAAGCAAAGATTAACCTTACGACTACGCTTAGTATTCGAAATACAAGCCGTGCAGAAGGTATCCGTATTCTCAGTGTAGAGTTTTATGACACAGCTGGAAAGTTGTTGCGTAGTTATCTGGACGAGCCTGTGCTTATGACGCCGCTTGAGTCTTTGCGTTATGTTGTAAAGCTTGATGACGACGAAGGTGGGTCCGGCGCTAACTTCATCGTAAAATGGGAAGCGGACAAAGCAGTTGATGTGCCGATTATCGAAAGCATTATGCTTGGTACCGGTTCTTCATACGGCTTTGCATTTCTTACTCAGGGTGTTCCGATAGAATAG
- a CDS encoding DNA integrity scanning protein DisA nucleotide-binding domain protein, translated as MDTSYWRRSIYNILDGLSDGLSHFAGPSRVALLICLEAEGPFYILDPQNLLDGHQPRLKDLYTTFQETTSCNLLPEFNPSDDPQLSGLIAYGGSCTTLPFQMWFTEEHPDICSKGPTLRWLEYAATQLCADFGQGAGLRNDTSSYVLQGYAQHAIRDYIIDKRSEALGMDTYLRIYPTLNAILGISNTREEGEWPRGNIAFVEPRLLQHVHFQASFPRMEQPLLVNLRHCRKTLQAVENTERFLISDGCTLAGVASGDLPPGSILATFEGNHGMVKLDDELICSFASGNFLATNRRPNLVQLEEALLESNLTPKQQHNIFHYITRVVIQARERKHGCTLVLDLNTIPRNIAGQTLQTPLDLSMPENIDIACSLAKVDGALHISKSSTLLGFACLLDGRTVPGENRARGARFNSAVRFTAMHKNIITIVVSSDRPVSVIQHGIELTAQCRWKPISYISTPPRLTDWLEE; from the coding sequence ATGGATACTTCCTATTGGAGAAGGAGTATTTACAATATTCTTGATGGATTAAGCGACGGCTTGTCCCACTTTGCCGGTCCTAGCCGAGTAGCATTGCTCATATGCCTTGAAGCTGAGGGGCCTTTTTACATTCTTGATCCGCAGAACTTGCTAGATGGTCACCAGCCACGCCTTAAAGATCTTTATACTACTTTTCAGGAAACGACTTCTTGCAACCTTTTGCCTGAATTCAATCCATCAGACGATCCACAGCTCTCCGGTCTAATCGCTTATGGTGGTTCCTGCACCACTCTTCCTTTCCAAATGTGGTTTACAGAAGAACACCCTGACATTTGTTCCAAAGGCCCAACCTTGCGCTGGCTGGAATATGCAGCAACACAATTATGTGCGGACTTTGGTCAAGGCGCAGGGCTACGCAACGATACTTCCAGCTATGTACTGCAAGGATACGCCCAGCACGCCATCCGTGATTATATTATCGACAAACGTAGCGAAGCTTTAGGAATGGATACATATTTACGTATTTATCCTACACTTAATGCTATTTTGGGTATTTCAAATACGCGGGAAGAAGGGGAATGGCCGCGAGGTAACATTGCTTTTGTAGAACCGCGCCTTTTGCAGCATGTTCATTTCCAAGCATCATTTCCTCGCATGGAACAACCGTTGCTCGTAAATCTCCGCCATTGCAGAAAGACTCTGCAAGCAGTGGAAAACACAGAACGGTTTCTTATTTCAGATGGGTGTACTCTTGCTGGGGTTGCATCCGGTGACCTTCCTCCCGGATCTATCCTTGCGACCTTTGAAGGTAACCATGGGATGGTCAAACTTGATGATGAACTCATTTGCAGTTTTGCGTCAGGTAATTTTCTCGCAACAAACCGCAGGCCGAACCTTGTTCAGCTGGAAGAAGCGCTGCTTGAGTCCAACTTAACACCGAAGCAACAGCATAATATTTTTCATTATATTACACGCGTTGTTATACAAGCACGGGAACGTAAGCACGGCTGTACTCTCGTATTAGACCTCAATACAATTCCGCGAAACATTGCAGGCCAGACACTCCAAACTCCATTGGATTTGAGCATGCCGGAAAACATCGACATTGCATGTTCCCTTGCAAAGGTTGATGGCGCATTGCACATCAGCAAATCGTCTACTCTTCTCGGCTTCGCATGCCTGCTGGACGGAAGGACAGTTCCCGGAGAAAACAGAGCGCGTGGAGCACGATTTAACTCCGCAGTTCGTTTTACTGCCATGCACAAAAATATCATCACTATTGTTGTGTCATCTGACAGACCTGTATCCGTTATCCAGCACGGCATTGAACTGACTGCCCAATGCCGATGGAAACCGATAAGCTATATATCAACACCGCCACGCCTTACCGACTGGCTCGAAGAATAA
- a CDS encoding YgiQ family radical SAM protein: MTKTWNQKSERPVLGRAPLTQPAFLPMSKKEMDELGWDELDILFVTGDSYVDHPSFAASLLGRWLVAHGYRVGIIAQPRWDKPDDMLVMGRPRLFASVSAGAIDSMLAHYTAFRKKRHDDAYTPGGKAGSRPNRATIVYSNLVRSAFPNIPVVIGGIEASLRRITHYDFWTDKLRRSILLDSKADCVVYGMGEYAMLHIAHVLDQYGETSGTPFSYIAQDVRGIAYMGTHDEIPSQANIVELPSHEEIDADNKKLMTATLSLERHVQEADGWAIQPVGKRAVLLAPPALPLSEDEMDELYGLPYAKAQHPSYTEKIPCVDMMTTSITTHRGCGGGCSFCSLALHQGRRITSRSKESIIQEVENLTRNKRFNGSISDVGGPSANMWQASCKADPEKCKRKSCMHPKVCPQFAVNQTKGITLLRDIQKVPGIKNVRVASGVRFDLAQKDETALRAYTMEFTGGQLKVAPEHICDAVLNRMRKPGVASFEHFLGAFKKYSEQAGKEQYVVPYLMSAFPGCTDNHMRELGNWLRSRGWQPQQVQCFIPTPGTVATASYFARIDENGEDIFVAYTDAERLRQHHILIPSVGRKESKAPQGKRGAYAGKSNGKPNGKPDSKRGSSNHASDKRSERKSQPKREQQPVPTGKSGPKKASPFSVNNR, from the coding sequence ATGACAAAAACATGGAATCAAAAATCAGAGCGTCCAGTACTCGGGCGTGCACCACTCACACAGCCTGCATTTCTTCCTATGTCCAAAAAGGAAATGGATGAACTCGGCTGGGATGAGCTCGATATACTCTTCGTTACTGGCGACTCTTACGTCGATCATCCAAGCTTTGCCGCCTCTCTTTTGGGACGCTGGCTTGTAGCACATGGATATCGCGTAGGCATTATTGCTCAGCCCCGCTGGGATAAACCGGACGACATGCTTGTAATGGGTCGTCCGCGTCTCTTCGCTTCTGTAAGCGCAGGTGCCATTGATTCCATGCTGGCGCACTACACGGCGTTTAGAAAAAAACGTCACGATGATGCGTACACCCCTGGAGGCAAAGCAGGATCTCGTCCGAACCGTGCCACCATTGTGTACTCAAACCTCGTTCGTAGTGCGTTTCCTAACATTCCGGTTGTCATAGGTGGTATTGAAGCATCATTACGACGCATCACTCACTATGATTTCTGGACAGACAAACTTCGCCGCTCCATCCTGCTCGACAGTAAAGCGGACTGTGTTGTCTATGGCATGGGCGAATACGCCATGCTCCACATAGCTCATGTTCTCGACCAGTACGGCGAAACATCCGGCACACCATTTTCATACATTGCTCAAGATGTACGTGGCATTGCCTACATGGGAACCCATGACGAAATTCCGTCACAGGCTAACATCGTAGAGCTTCCATCCCATGAAGAAATTGATGCGGACAACAAAAAACTTATGACTGCAACGCTTAGCCTTGAACGTCATGTTCAGGAAGCTGACGGCTGGGCTATTCAGCCAGTCGGCAAGCGCGCAGTTCTTCTTGCTCCGCCAGCTCTGCCGTTGTCTGAAGATGAAATGGACGAACTTTACGGTCTGCCGTACGCAAAAGCACAGCATCCATCCTACACTGAAAAAATTCCGTGCGTTGACATGATGACAACGAGCATCACAACTCACCGAGGCTGTGGTGGCGGCTGCTCATTCTGTTCTCTGGCATTGCATCAGGGCAGAAGAATCACATCACGCAGTAAAGAATCCATCATTCAGGAAGTGGAAAACCTCACTCGCAACAAGCGTTTCAATGGCTCTATCAGCGATGTAGGCGGCCCTTCTGCCAACATGTGGCAGGCAAGCTGTAAGGCTGACCCTGAAAAATGTAAGCGTAAAAGCTGTATGCACCCGAAAGTGTGCCCGCAGTTTGCTGTGAATCAGACAAAAGGCATTACACTGCTGCGTGACATTCAAAAGGTTCCCGGAATCAAAAATGTACGCGTTGCCAGTGGCGTTCGCTTCGATCTCGCACAAAAGGATGAAACAGCCCTTCGTGCATACACCATGGAATTCACCGGCGGTCAGCTTAAAGTTGCTCCGGAACATATTTGTGATGCTGTGCTGAATCGTATGCGAAAACCGGGTGTTGCTTCCTTTGAACATTTCCTCGGCGCATTCAAGAAATATTCTGAACAGGCAGGAAAAGAGCAATACGTTGTTCCGTACCTGATGAGTGCATTCCCGGGCTGTACAGACAACCACATGCGCGAACTTGGCAACTGGCTTCGCTCCAGAGGCTGGCAGCCACAGCAAGTGCAGTGTTTCATCCCTACACCGGGTACTGTAGCAACAGCATCTTATTTTGCTCGCATTGATGAAAACGGTGAAGATATTTTTGTCGCGTACACCGATGCTGAACGTCTTCGTCAGCACCATATTTTGATTCCAAGTGTCGGGCGTAAAGAGAGCAAGGCACCACAGGGAAAACGCGGAGCATACGCTGGCAAGTCAAATGGTAAGCCAAATGGTAAGCCAGACTCGAAACGTGGTTCCAGTAACCATGCCTCCGACAAACGTTCCGAACGCAAAAGCCAGCCTAAACGTGAGCAGCAACCAGTTCCGACCGGCAAATCTGGTCCGAAAAAAGCATCTCCATTCTCTGTGAACAACCGCTAG
- a CDS encoding LysE family translocator, with amino-acid sequence MSLALFYFFLKGLLIGLTIAAPVGPVGVLCIHRTLKYGKLVGVISGLGAASADLFYGAVAAFGLVAITNMITESSTVIRFVGGLLFLAIGIHMLRQRPAFVSEASDVKEEKNKPSLLTAWLSTFVLTAMNPGTIIAFTVIFATFGIDSDAGAPGAASLVLGVFLGSAIWWCGLSFFASAMRTYVKQHSRLINKVSGTIIIVFGTASLASLLLDM; translated from the coding sequence ATGAGCCTTGCCCTTTTCTACTTTTTCCTCAAAGGTCTTTTAATCGGACTAACTATCGCTGCCCCTGTCGGACCTGTCGGAGTTCTATGTATTCACAGAACACTTAAATACGGCAAACTTGTGGGCGTAATCTCCGGACTCGGCGCTGCTTCCGCAGACCTTTTTTACGGAGCTGTTGCTGCATTCGGCCTTGTTGCCATTACAAATATGATTACTGAGTCCAGCACAGTCATCAGGTTTGTTGGTGGACTTCTCTTTCTCGCTATCGGCATCCACATGCTACGCCAACGTCCAGCCTTTGTTTCTGAAGCAAGTGATGTAAAAGAAGAAAAAAACAAGCCAAGCCTTCTTACTGCTTGGCTCAGCACTTTTGTTCTTACAGCTATGAACCCCGGTACGATCATTGCGTTTACAGTTATCTTTGCCACCTTCGGCATTGATAGTGATGCAGGTGCCCCCGGCGCTGCTTCACTGGTTCTCGGTGTATTCCTCGGCTCTGCTATCTGGTGGTGTGGTCTCTCCTTCTTTGCAAGCGCTATGCGCACATACGTAAAGCAGCACAGCAGACTCATTAACAAAGTCTCAGGTACGATTATCATCGTTTTCGGTACCGCTTCATTAGCCAGCCTACTCTTAGACATGTAA
- a CDS encoding calcium-binding protein, with amino-acid sequence MKKILFALAFICIFATAVSADAKFGKMDTNSDESVSWEEFSATYPSMKELAFQTIDKDKSGGISHDEWHGFMAGHNTGEKKGGGMMGGGMMGGKEKMGSGAPELIAPPTK; translated from the coding sequence ATGAAAAAAATTCTATTTGCCCTTGCTTTCATCTGCATTTTTGCAACCGCTGTGTCTGCTGACGCCAAGTTTGGCAAAATGGACACAAACAGTGACGAAAGTGTTAGCTGGGAAGAATTTTCAGCAACCTACCCTTCCATGAAAGAACTCGCGTTCCAGACTATCGATAAAGATAAATCCGGCGGAATCTCTCATGATGAATGGCACGGCTTTATGGCAGGCCATAACACCGGCGAGAAAAAAGGCGGCGGTATGATGGGTGGCGGCATGATGGGCGGAAAAGAAAAAATGGGCTCCGGCGCTCCTGAACTCATTGCTCCTCCTACTAAATAA